The genomic stretch ATAAGCGAACTGAAACACCAAGTGGAGGAGATATGTCAGGAGACCACGGAAGGATATCTTTACAAAACAGAGAATCAGCTCAGTCAATTATCCAATGAAAAAATAATTGCCGTAAATGATTTTTCAGAACAGATTTTAGAAAAAATCAAGCTTAATCATGAAGAAGTTGTGTTTTTGTATAATATGCTTGGTGAAAAAGAAGAAGAATTGAAAACACTAATGAGAAATGCTGACAAGCAGAAAAAAGTCATGGAAGAAACCTCAGCTCGTTCTCTAACTGCAAAAGAATCGAATGCTCCCAAAAATAAAAAAAATGTTTCTCAAGTAAAAGTGGAGCAAAAACAAGCTTTCATTCCAGAAGAGTCAGAGGGAAGCAGTAATTCTAATCAGAAGATACTGGAGCTTTATTCACAGGGCTTTTCCATTGTGGATATTTCGAAAGCGCTGGAGCTAGGACAGGGTGAAGTCCGGTTGGTAGTTGATCTGTATAAAGAAAATGAAAAGCAGCAGTAAGAATTTTACAAGATAAGAGGAATGTATGAATCTAAAATATTATGTAAGAGGAATTGGTGTCGGCATACTTTTTTCAGCTGTTGTAATGTCTGTAGCATTTCATGGCTCATCCAGAAATAAACTTTCTGATGAGCAGATAATCGCAAGAGCAAAAGAACTGGGTATGGTTGAGAGCAATGCGGTAAATTCTTTCGATGATTTACTGACAACTCCGACCCCCACTGAAATACCGCAGG from Anaerocolumna sp. AGMB13020 encodes the following:
- a CDS encoding DUF6115 domain-containing protein, translated to MGIAIVLIIIGIAIIIISCFMVDKTDKKNQDFVLNTVLDEKAMDISELKHQVEEICQETTEGYLYKTENQLSQLSNEKIIAVNDFSEQILEKIKLNHEEVVFLYNMLGEKEEELKTLMRNADKQKKVMEETSARSLTAKESNAPKNKKNVSQVKVEQKQAFIPEESEGSSNSNQKILELYSQGFSIVDISKALELGQGEVRLVVDLYKENEKQQ